One window of Geoalkalibacter sp. genomic DNA carries:
- a CDS encoding rhodanese-like domain-containing protein produces MNVVDLFKPLALWTAEELRRWMRERHPDDYLLLDIRQTHEYAAGHLPGALSIPLWELPEQLRQLDRTRPIIVYCRYGLRSRAAAALLHGAGCPMIATLEGGYEAWRGRVATGLAAQALAALKTTSVEEFIAAAWYLEDGSEQFYRRMADRCEEVRVAFLFGQLAKAEVQHKKTLAALFEAFQGKPAPQDFARQVLPRPTEEVQVEGGVPLEELLNWALNKPPLACVDLAIAMETNAYDRYLILKRRLVDENLQRIAEVLAGDERRHLEKLLTAYDELSKVEG; encoded by the coding sequence ATGAATGTCGTCGATCTGTTCAAGCCTCTTGCCCTGTGGACCGCCGAAGAGTTGCGCCGGTGGATGCGGGAGCGGCATCCCGATGATTATCTGCTATTGGATATACGCCAGACGCATGAATACGCCGCCGGTCATCTGCCCGGCGCGCTCTCCATTCCCCTCTGGGAGCTGCCGGAGCAACTGCGGCAACTTGATCGTACCCGCCCGATCATTGTCTATTGCCGCTATGGGTTGCGCAGCCGTGCGGCGGCCGCCCTGCTGCACGGCGCGGGTTGTCCGATGATCGCCACCCTGGAAGGCGGCTACGAAGCCTGGCGGGGACGGGTGGCGACGGGCCTGGCCGCGCAGGCCCTTGCCGCGCTCAAGACCACGTCGGTCGAAGAATTCATTGCCGCCGCCTGGTACCTGGAAGATGGCAGCGAGCAATTCTATCGGCGCATGGCGGATCGTTGCGAAGAGGTGAGAGTCGCTTTTCTCTTCGGCCAGTTGGCAAAGGCCGAGGTGCAACATAAAAAGACTCTCGCGGCTTTGTTCGAGGCCTTTCAAGGCAAGCCCGCGCCGCAGGACTTTGCACGGCAGGTTCTGCCGCGACCGACGGAAGAGGTGCAGGTCGAAGGGGGCGTACCCCTTGAGGAGCTCTTGAATTGGGCGCTGAATAAGCCGCCGCTGGCATGCGTCGATCTGGCCATCGCCATGGAAACCAACGCCTACGATCGCTATCTGATCCTGAAAAGGCGGCTTGTCGACGAGAATTTGCAGCGAATCGCCGAGGTGCTGGCGGGGGATGAGCGGCGCCACCTGGAAAAGCTGTTGACGGCCTACGATGAGCTCAGCAAGGTCGAGGGTTGA